Within Alphaproteobacteria bacterium, the genomic segment ACAGAAGTTTTGCCAAAACTTCATAAAAAATTCATAAAAACGGGACGGGTGAGGATACTGGTTCGGGACTTTCCTTTGGACCCCATTGCCTTGCGAGGCTCTCAAATTGCTTGGGGGCGCGGCGCCAAACATTACATAGAAACCCTTGAAACCATCTTCGAAGAACAAGAGGAATGGCTATATAATTCAGAAGATATGGTTAGTTCCCTAGACAAGGTAGCACGTACTTGTGGTCTAACCCAGGCAGACGTTGATAGATGCACAAATGATCTAACTCTCATGAATGGGATCCTGAAAAAACGCCTCGATGGAAACAATACGTATACTATTTCCGGGACGCCCACTTTTATAATCAATGGTAAAGAACACACCGGTGCTCTTTCGGAAGCTAGCTTTGTAAAAGCCATTATAGAAGCTGAGAAAGCAGAAAAGGCCAATTCCTAGGGAAAATCTAGCACATAATGTCTGATTCGAAACAAGACGATCTGGATAAAAGAATCAATAAGGCCAAAAAGGCCGCACAGTCCCCATCTACTAAGCAAGAAGACAGCACTTTCTACGGAAAAAGCTTTCGCGTAGGGACTGATTTAGTTGCGGGCGTTTTTGTGGGCGTCATTATTGGCCTCATGGTTGATCACTTTTTCGGAACATCCCCTTGGGGATTGATTGGGTTTTTCATCCTTGGATCCTTGGCAGGATTTTTAAACATGTATCGCACCCTCTTTCATAATTCGGGTTTTTTTGTTGGCTTAGAGCGTTCGACAAAGTATGATGACCCCACAGAAAACAACCAATCTGAAAAGCCCGACGAAAAAAAATGACCATAGCTTCTCCGCTCCATCAATTTGAATTGGTCCCCATCGTCTCTCTCAAAATGGGAAATGTGGATTTATCCTTTACGAATTCGTCATTCTTTATGATCTTAAGTACTTTTCTTATTAGTGTGTTTCTTATTTTGAGCATGCAAAAAAAGGCCATTATCCCGGGACGTTGGCAATCTTTAGCCGAAGTTTCTTATGAGTTTATTGCCAATATGGCTCGTGAAAATATTGGCCTTGATGGGCGAAAGTACTTTCCATTCGTGTTCTCTCTCTTCATGTTTCTCCTTTTTGGAAACATGCTCGGAATGATTCCCTATTCTTATACTTTCACCAGCCAAATCATTGTAACTTTTGGCCTAGCCATGATGGTATTTGTCTTAGTGACATTGATAGGAATTGCTAAACACGGCCTAAGATTTTTATTATTTTTCGTGCCCAAGGGGGTGCCTGTTTTCTTACTTCCATTGATCATCCCCATAGAAATTATTTCCTATCTATCGAGACCCGTCAGCCTCTCCGTTCGCTTGTTCGCTAATATGATGGCCGGACACACAATGTTGAAAGTATTCGCGGGATTTACAGTGATGCTGGGGGTGTATGGAATTGCCCCACTTGCCATCAACGTGGCCCTGACAGCTTTTGAAATTATGGTAGCCGCCTTGCAAGCGTATGTTTTCACTATTTTAACTTGCCTTTACCTAAACGATGCGCTTCATTTACACTAGTTAACCAACGAGAAAAGAAAGGAATGATAATGGATCTTCAATCGGCTAAAATGATAGGTGCAGGACTTGCAGTCGTTGCGCTTCTTGGCGTCGGGATGGGAATAGGAAATATTTTCGCCAGCCTTATCCAAGCCATCGGACGCAACCCTTCGGTGCAAAAGCAAGTGTTTCCCATTGGGCTCCTTGGATTTGCTTTGACGGAAGCTGTCGCACTTTTTGCCCTTTTGATCGCCTTTTTAATTCTCTTTCTCTAAACAAATTCATGCGTTAAATCAGAGATATTGATGTGCCACAGCTAGATTTAAGCACTTATCCTTCCCAACTTTTTTGGTTAGGCATCAGCTTCCTGCTTTTGTATATAACCCTAAATCGTTATGTCCTGCCACGAATGGGAGAGGTATTCCAAAGCAGAACGAAACGTATTGAATCCGCCTTGAATCGAGCCTCTTCCTTTAAGGAAGAGGTGTATGCTATTGAGGCGGAAATGTCTCAAAAACTGGACACTGCAAGAGAGGAAGCCCGAAAAATGGTTGAAAGTGCTCTTATTGAAACAGGGGATCTTTTGTCAGAAAAAAGACGCGAATTCCATCACGTGTTTCTGGAAAGAGAAAAAGTTGCTGAGAAAAAAACACAAGAAGGGTATGAAAGCGCACTTAAAGACATGAAAAGCATTGCTCATGGGTTAACACTAGCCATTACATCCCGTTTTCTTGATACGCCCCCCACAGACACCCTCATTGACACGTCAGTCCAAGAAGCCCTTGCTCAACAGACGGATAAAAAGAAACACGCATGACAGTCCTTTCAACTCCAACCTTTTGGGTTATGGTCTCCTTTTTACTTTTTATTGTTTTTGCTGGGCGCCATATGTGGAAAATTATATCAAAGTCACTAGATGATCACTCTCAGAAGATTAAAGGTCAGCTTGAGCAAGCTACCTCTCTTCGGGAAGAAGCCCAAGCGCTCCTCAACCAACGTAGACGAGACCTTGCTGAAACAAATCATCACATTGATGATATTCTTAATAATGCCAAGAAAGAGTCAGAAATTCTTAAAGACAAATCTAGAGGAGATATTGAGCATGTCTTTGCTCATCAGGAAAAAAGCACTCTTTCTCGCATCTCTCAAATGGAAGAGCAGGCCCTTCTACATTTGCGGAAAGCTGCTGCAGATATCATTGTTGATGCCTCAAAAGATGTTTTTACAACAGCAATCGCTGGGAAAAAAGTCGATCCACTAGTAGAACAAACGCTCAAAGACTTTCCGAAAAAGATTTCCCTATAATCCAGTCTTCTTATGCAATCTATGAGTGTACATACAATAATGGGGTGCAAAGCACCCCTTCTCGTCACCACTCAACTAGAAAACTTTTGCTAAGCAGCTTTCTTTAAGAAAGTCTCTACCTTTGCAGCAGCAGAATTCTCTTCAATCCCCTCAACCGCAGCCAATTCGCGTGTAAGACGCTCCAAAGCTGATTGATAAATCTGACGTTCGCTGTAAGATTGCTCCTGGTTCTTTGAGGAACGATGAAGATCACGAACAACTTCTGCAATAGAGCCGGGAACACCAGAATTAATCTTGGCTTCGTACTCTTGGGCACGCCTGCTCCACATAAGTTTGCGAATTTTAGCATTTCCCTTTAGGGTTTTAAGAGCTGTTTCCATCTCAGGAAGGGAACTTAGTTTACGGAGACCAGCTGAATCAGCCTTCTTAACAGGGAGTCTCAAAGTCATACGATCATGTGTAAATTTGATGACGTAAACTTGGAGTTCGTAACCCGCAATATTTTGAGTTTCTACATCCTCAATTCGGCCAACACCGTGTACTGGATATACAACAATATCGCCCTTAGTAAAAAAGGTAATTTTCGACATATCTATTCTTTCAACGGATATTTATAAAACCACAAAGTCTAACATAACTCGCCTTGTCCAAAATCTCTCTCGCAAGGCTCAATAAGTTCATCACTTATATACAACCCTGTATATCATCTTTTTCGTCCAAAAGATAGGAAAACTTTTATAAGAAAATACTGTTTATCAT encodes:
- a CDS encoding CarD family transcriptional regulator; its protein translation is MSKITFFTKGDIVVYPVHGVGRIEDVETQNIAGYELQVYVIKFTHDRMTLRLPVKKADSAGLRKLSSLPEMETALKTLKGNAKIRKLMWSRRAQEYEAKINSGVPGSIAEVVRDLHRSSKNQEQSYSERQIYQSALERLTRELAAVEGIEENSAAAKVETFLKKAA
- a CDS encoding F0F1 ATP synthase subunit C, with protein sequence MDLQSAKMIGAGLAVVALLGVGMGIGNIFASLIQAIGRNPSVQKQVFPIGLLGFALTEAVALFALLIAFLILFL
- a CDS encoding F0F1 ATP synthase subunit A, which gives rise to MTIASPLHQFELVPIVSLKMGNVDLSFTNSSFFMILSTFLISVFLILSMQKKAIIPGRWQSLAEVSYEFIANMARENIGLDGRKYFPFVFSLFMFLLFGNMLGMIPYSYTFTSQIIVTFGLAMMVFVLVTLIGIAKHGLRFLLFFVPKGVPVFLLPLIIPIEIISYLSRPVSLSVRLFANMMAGHTMLKVFAGFTVMLGVYGIAPLAINVALTAFEIMVAALQAYVFTILTCLYLNDALHLH
- a CDS encoding DsbA family protein → MLFGGGKLKRVFLLAVVVLLSAFFIREYVQASPKKQARTSEQSQIQELPEIIVGSPDAPVTIIEYSSLTCGHCAIFHTEVLPKLHKKFIKTGRVRILVRDFPLDPIALRGSQIAWGRGAKHYIETLETIFEEQEEWLYNSEDMVSSLDKVARTCGLTQADVDRCTNDLTLMNGILKKRLDGNNTYTISGTPTFIINGKEHTGALSEASFVKAIIEAEKAEKANS